One window of the Gordonia westfalica genome contains the following:
- a CDS encoding putative quinol monooxygenase, whose product MSDSQPVVVVAVFVPKPDKNDEVEAAIREAVSATHANDRGCELYAAHRSVRGREGFVIIEKWASADNLQTHGGGEAFAALSAAVGDILAEPLDVTILQPLPAGDSKLGEL is encoded by the coding sequence GTGTCCGATTCCCAACCTGTGGTGGTTGTCGCCGTGTTTGTCCCGAAGCCCGATAAGAACGACGAAGTCGAAGCGGCCATCCGTGAAGCGGTTTCGGCAACGCATGCCAACGATCGTGGTTGCGAGCTGTATGCGGCGCACCGGAGTGTCCGTGGCCGCGAAGGCTTCGTCATCATCGAAAAGTGGGCGTCGGCCGACAACCTTCAGACACACGGCGGTGGGGAGGCGTTCGCTGCGCTGAGCGCCGCCGTCGGTGACATTCTCGCCGAGCCGCTGGATGTGACCATTCTGCAGCCGCTACCCGCCGGCGACTCGAAATTGGGCGAGCTTTGA
- a CDS encoding class I adenylate-forming enzyme family protein: protein MNIVNVIRRSARRNPGKVAINHGDVQVTYGQLVDRSARFATYLVEQGVRPGDRVGVLMHNQPEWIIAMMGVWQAGATLVPYNYLFHPSALRHATQDAEVQLVVTPAGDVERLADALRGLPIAGRIVSVGEHHDAMISWDQALQSPPAHTVVPRFDTDDAVLMYTSGSTGQPKGVRQPHRSIGAVCEAECEVWSIDENDHALVCTPLFHVGGLQLITLPLLFAGGTVTLRRWNTREWLADAVRHQPTVVALVPAMMIDILNELRGETHPLPSVRVCAVGGSALPLSRLRQLTEATGIVAANIYGQTEQMGLSITEPLDQDRREGSLGKPLEQIVEVRIVSTDDDDLGRDVEIGETGELWVRGDAVTPGYWRLDEVNDAKFVDGWFRTSDLVRADRDGYLYYVDRADDMIISGGENVYPQMVEGHLAACPLIAEVAVIGTSHERLSQQVTAIVVPTKPGVTAEDIAAYCESNPNLRGLQRPRRIEVVDTIPRTATNKVDRPSLKRSFR from the coding sequence ATGAACATCGTTAATGTCATCAGGCGGTCCGCGCGACGCAACCCCGGCAAGGTCGCGATCAACCATGGCGATGTCCAGGTGACGTACGGACAGTTGGTCGATCGATCCGCTCGCTTTGCCACATATCTCGTCGAACAGGGTGTTCGGCCAGGTGACCGAGTGGGCGTGTTGATGCACAACCAGCCGGAATGGATCATCGCGATGATGGGCGTCTGGCAAGCAGGCGCAACGTTGGTGCCGTACAACTACCTGTTCCATCCGTCCGCACTTCGACATGCGACGCAGGACGCGGAAGTGCAGCTAGTGGTCACTCCCGCGGGCGACGTGGAGCGACTCGCCGACGCTCTGCGTGGCCTGCCGATTGCCGGGCGGATCGTCTCGGTCGGTGAACATCACGACGCAATGATCAGTTGGGACCAGGCGTTGCAGTCACCACCGGCGCACACCGTGGTCCCGCGTTTCGACACCGATGACGCGGTGCTGATGTACACCAGTGGGTCGACCGGACAACCCAAAGGCGTGCGGCAGCCGCACCGCAGTATCGGTGCGGTATGCGAAGCTGAGTGCGAGGTGTGGTCCATCGACGAGAACGATCATGCGCTGGTGTGCACCCCGTTGTTCCATGTGGGCGGGCTGCAACTGATAACGCTCCCGTTGTTGTTCGCCGGCGGCACGGTCACACTCCGACGGTGGAACACTCGCGAGTGGCTGGCCGACGCCGTCCGGCACCAGCCGACGGTGGTCGCGCTGGTCCCGGCAATGATGATCGACATTCTCAACGAGCTGCGTGGAGAGACCCATCCACTGCCGTCGGTGCGAGTGTGCGCGGTGGGCGGCTCGGCACTGCCGCTGAGCCGCCTACGACAGCTCACCGAAGCCACGGGAATCGTAGCGGCGAACATCTACGGTCAGACCGAACAGATGGGCCTGTCGATCACGGAGCCGCTGGACCAAGATCGCCGCGAAGGCAGCCTCGGAAAACCGCTCGAACAGATCGTCGAGGTCCGGATTGTGTCCACCGACGACGACGACCTCGGTCGCGACGTCGAAATCGGGGAGACAGGTGAGTTGTGGGTTCGCGGCGACGCCGTGACCCCGGGATACTGGCGCCTCGACGAGGTCAACGACGCAAAGTTCGTCGACGGATGGTTCCGCACCAGCGACCTCGTTCGGGCAGACCGTGACGGCTACCTGTACTACGTCGACCGGGCGGACGACATGATCATCAGCGGAGGGGAGAACGTCTACCCCCAGATGGTCGAGGGGCATCTGGCAGCGTGCCCGCTCATCGCCGAGGTCGCAGTCATCGGCACGTCGCATGAGCGTCTGTCCCAACAGGTCACAGCCATCGTGGTGCCCACGAAACCCGGCGTCACGGCCGAAGACATCGCAGCCTACTGCGAATCGAATCCCAACCTGCGTGGACTTCAGCGACCCCGACGCATCGAGGTCGTCGACACCATTCCGCGGACAGCGACAAACAAGGTCGACCGGCCCTCTCTCAAGCGTTCATTCCGCTGA
- a CDS encoding SDR family NAD(P)-dependent oxidoreductase — translation MNLDLTGKVALITGGGSGIGAACAHQLAQLGAHVVVADIRQPDPVTLGVADALSLGVDVTDPEQVDSMVTRVLDRHGALDVAINCAGVGMPVKAPVAETEYTEWRRLLSVNLDGTFLCMRSELGVMKSGASIVNVASVTGLVSVQGASPYASSKHGLIGLTKTAALDYAAAGIRVNAVAPGFIDTPLLRGPDAETRSRLSAAHPLGRLGTAEEVASAICFLAAPAASFITGSVLVVDGGYLAR, via the coding sequence ATGAACCTGGACCTGACGGGCAAAGTCGCGCTGATCACCGGTGGCGGATCAGGAATCGGAGCGGCCTGCGCACACCAGCTGGCGCAGCTCGGGGCACACGTCGTCGTCGCTGATATCCGACAACCCGACCCTGTCACGTTGGGTGTTGCGGATGCCCTGAGCCTCGGCGTGGACGTCACCGACCCTGAGCAGGTCGACTCGATGGTCACCCGGGTCCTCGATCGCCATGGCGCCCTCGACGTCGCCATCAACTGCGCCGGTGTAGGGATGCCGGTGAAGGCGCCTGTGGCGGAGACCGAGTACACGGAATGGCGCCGGCTGCTGTCGGTGAATCTCGACGGCACGTTCCTCTGTATGCGTTCCGAACTGGGCGTGATGAAGTCCGGGGCGAGCATCGTCAACGTGGCCTCGGTGACGGGCCTGGTGAGCGTCCAGGGTGCGAGTCCCTACGCCTCGTCGAAACACGGCCTGATCGGACTCACGAAAACCGCTGCGCTGGACTACGCCGCCGCGGGCATCCGGGTGAACGCCGTGGCGCCAGGTTTCATCGACACACCGCTACTGCGCGGACCCGATGCTGAGACCCGGAGTCGCCTGTCTGCCGCTCACCCTCTCGGACGGCTCGGCACCGCGGAGGAGGTCGCATCTGCGATCTGCTTCCTCGCGGCCCCCGCCGCCTCGTTCATCACCGGCTCTGTGCTGGTGGTCGACGGCGGATACCTCGCGCGCTGA
- a CDS encoding MaoC family dehydratase — MSAAVDTPADLVDLVGKPLGETPWREVSQPQVNTFGTVTGDEQWIHVDVERAKAGPFGGPIAHGYLTLSLVGPLFAELLVVRRARMVVNYGLDRVRFPAPVPVGGRVRLSATVAEVTEVSGGLQLIADAVIEVQGSPKPACVARPVYRYFV; from the coding sequence ATGAGTGCAGCTGTCGACACGCCGGCAGATCTTGTCGATCTGGTCGGCAAACCGCTGGGAGAAACGCCGTGGCGCGAAGTGTCGCAACCACAGGTGAACACTTTCGGCACAGTGACCGGTGACGAGCAGTGGATACACGTCGACGTCGAGCGCGCCAAAGCCGGCCCATTCGGCGGCCCCATCGCCCACGGCTATCTGACGCTTTCCTTGGTCGGCCCACTTTTCGCCGAACTGCTTGTCGTGCGCCGAGCGCGAATGGTCGTCAACTACGGACTCGACCGCGTCCGGTTTCCCGCACCGGTGCCGGTCGGGGGTCGAGTGCGCCTGTCCGCCACGGTTGCAGAAGTGACCGAGGTCAGCGGTGGCCTGCAATTGATCGCCGACGCCGTCATCGAGGTCCAGGGCTCGCCGAAGCCCGCGTGTGTCGCGCGGCCGGTCTACCGCTACTTCGTCTGA
- a CDS encoding alpha/beta hydrolase: protein MTSPELTRARDLLGHLVSEPEATMDDYRRLYDEVLANFEVPADAEIDSVDADGVPAIWVSAPGAAHDQVVVVVHGGGFCMGNAHGYREFGYRLSAASGARALVVDYRLAPEHPFPAPLDDVVTAYRWARRQDGVRGVSLVGDSAGGGLVMGALVKLRDGSDTSPEAAVVCSPLVDLAGEGDSLTTRAHLDPLPASALVGAMGGAYLGGQEPKSTPLASPLYADLSGLPPLRVLVGTDEGLHDDAIRLAEKVRAAGGEVDVEIGEDMVHIWPVFNFLPQAREATERIGRFLQQHSGTPSQV, encoded by the coding sequence ATGACCAGTCCTGAATTGACAAGAGCCAGAGATCTTCTGGGTCATCTCGTGTCCGAACCCGAGGCCACGATGGACGACTACCGAAGACTGTACGACGAGGTCTTGGCGAATTTCGAGGTACCCGCCGACGCCGAGATCGACAGCGTCGACGCCGACGGTGTCCCGGCGATCTGGGTCAGCGCGCCCGGGGCCGCACACGACCAGGTGGTCGTCGTCGTCCACGGTGGCGGTTTCTGCATGGGCAACGCCCACGGCTACCGCGAGTTCGGTTATCGGCTCTCCGCGGCCTCGGGGGCCCGGGCCCTGGTCGTCGACTACCGACTGGCACCCGAGCATCCGTTCCCGGCTCCACTCGACGATGTCGTCACCGCCTATCGGTGGGCCCGCCGGCAGGACGGTGTCCGCGGTGTCTCCCTGGTCGGGGACTCGGCGGGTGGTGGGCTCGTCATGGGGGCGCTGGTCAAGCTTCGGGACGGCAGCGACACCAGCCCGGAGGCCGCGGTCGTCTGTTCACCCCTCGTCGACCTTGCCGGAGAGGGAGATTCACTCACCACGCGTGCTCACCTGGACCCGTTGCCGGCATCAGCTCTGGTGGGAGCAATGGGTGGTGCGTACCTGGGGGGCCAGGAGCCCAAGTCCACACCTCTGGCGTCGCCGTTGTATGCCGACCTCAGCGGACTGCCTCCACTGCGCGTACTGGTCGGCACCGACGAGGGGCTACATGACGACGCCATTCGTCTGGCCGAGAAGGTGCGAGCTGCCGGCGGTGAAGTCGATGTGGAGATCGGCGAGGACATGGTGCATATCTGGCCGGTGTTCAACTTCCTGCCACAGGCCCGGGAAGCGACCGAACGTATCGGCCGGTTCCTCCAGCAGCATTCCGGGACACCTAGTCAGGTCTGA
- a CDS encoding LLM class flavin-dependent oxidoreductase: MKVHMTNLIQNYNNASTDYEIFKDQIELSVRADADGYESIGCVEHHFDPGYSMCPDNTQFLSYLAGRTTNAKLHTTAVILPWNDPMRVVEKIALLDNLSDGRAMFGMGRGLARREYEGFNLDMNESRERFDEAAEMVMRGLEEGFVENDGKFYKQKRVPVHPKPLGTFRGRTTMVAMSPDSAIVAGKLGVPMMAFIQGPMETMHMPMIDDYRKTFKDTHGEDAPPPMMIDLTYCHNDSEEARRVAYEACTNYYLTCVEHYEFGGRHFENTKGYASYAAAKEAIDAMGIEAVCDVYANAQIWGTPEEQIAKHEERRALVGDYEVISVFQYGGIKGETAAKGYELFTREVKPKLEKL; this comes from the coding sequence GTGAAGGTCCATATGACCAACCTCATCCAGAACTACAACAATGCGTCCACGGACTACGAGATCTTCAAGGATCAGATCGAGCTGTCCGTCCGAGCCGATGCCGACGGCTACGAGAGCATCGGCTGCGTCGAGCACCACTTCGATCCCGGTTACTCGATGTGCCCGGACAACACGCAGTTCCTGTCCTACCTCGCCGGCCGGACCACGAACGCCAAGCTGCACACCACCGCGGTGATCCTGCCGTGGAATGATCCGATGCGCGTCGTCGAGAAGATTGCTCTACTCGACAATCTCTCTGACGGCCGCGCCATGTTCGGCATGGGTCGCGGACTCGCCCGTCGTGAGTACGAAGGCTTCAACCTCGACATGAACGAATCCCGTGAGCGATTCGACGAGGCCGCCGAAATGGTCATGCGAGGCCTCGAGGAGGGCTTCGTGGAGAACGACGGGAAGTTCTACAAGCAGAAGCGAGTGCCCGTCCATCCCAAGCCGTTGGGAACTTTCAGGGGACGCACCACGATGGTCGCGATGAGCCCCGACTCCGCAATCGTGGCCGGCAAGCTCGGTGTCCCGATGATGGCGTTCATCCAGGGGCCGATGGAGACCATGCACATGCCGATGATCGACGACTACCGAAAGACCTTCAAGGACACCCATGGCGAGGACGCTCCGCCGCCCATGATGATCGACCTGACCTACTGCCACAACGACTCTGAAGAAGCCCGGCGCGTCGCTTACGAGGCCTGCACCAACTACTACCTCACCTGCGTCGAGCACTACGAGTTCGGTGGCCGCCATTTCGAGAACACCAAGGGTTATGCCTCTTACGCCGCCGCCAAGGAGGCCATCGACGCGATGGGTATCGAAGCAGTGTGTGACGTCTACGCGAACGCACAGATCTGGGGAACACCGGAGGAGCAGATCGCCAAACACGAGGAACGGCGCGCACTCGTGGGCGACTACGAAGTGATCTCCGTGTTCCAGTACGGCGGCATCAAGGGTGAGACCGCAGCGAAGGGGTACGAACTCTTCACCCGCGAGGTCAAGCCGAAGCTGGAAAAGCTCTGA
- a CDS encoding mycofactocin-coupled SDR family oxidoreductase: MGRLDNKVALVTGAARGQGRAHALRLAEEGADIIAVDICAPISTAPYPLGEPGDLEETAKLVEQLDRRILFRQGDTRDLEGLQSLVSDGIAEFGGIDIVVANAGVASYGPAWEITEEQWQDVLDVNLTGVWKTAKAAIPSMIERGQGGSIILTSSVAGLIAYANLGHYTAAKHGVTGLMRVLSVELAPHNIRVNSVHPTTVNTKMINNEAIYNLFFPGATDMTQEQAAEGFVHMNGLKIPWLEPVDVSNAVLFLASDESRYVTGTTQVIDAGGTAPYKIPHG, encoded by the coding sequence ATGGGACGTCTGGACAACAAGGTGGCACTGGTCACTGGCGCGGCGCGCGGGCAAGGTCGCGCCCACGCTCTGCGGCTCGCGGAGGAGGGCGCTGACATCATCGCGGTGGACATATGTGCGCCGATATCGACCGCGCCCTACCCCCTGGGTGAGCCCGGCGACCTGGAGGAGACGGCAAAGCTGGTCGAGCAGTTGGATCGCCGAATTCTGTTCCGCCAGGGCGATACCCGGGACCTCGAGGGCCTGCAGAGCCTTGTCTCCGACGGAATCGCGGAGTTCGGCGGAATCGACATCGTCGTAGCCAACGCCGGCGTGGCGAGCTATGGACCGGCGTGGGAGATCACTGAAGAGCAGTGGCAGGACGTTCTCGACGTCAATCTGACCGGGGTGTGGAAAACCGCCAAAGCCGCCATACCGTCCATGATCGAACGGGGGCAGGGCGGATCGATCATCCTGACGAGCTCGGTGGCCGGTCTGATCGCATATGCAAATCTCGGGCACTACACCGCCGCCAAGCATGGAGTCACGGGCCTCATGCGGGTCCTGTCCGTGGAGCTCGCTCCGCACAACATCAGGGTGAACTCCGTGCATCCGACGACGGTGAACACCAAGATGATCAACAACGAGGCGATCTACAACCTGTTCTTCCCGGGTGCGACAGACATGACGCAGGAGCAGGCCGCCGAGGGATTCGTCCACATGAACGGACTGAAGATTCCCTGGCTGGAACCCGTCGACGTCAGCAATGCTGTTCTGTTCCTGGCGTCTGATGAGTCGCGGTACGTCACCGGCACGACCCAGGTCATCGACGCGGGCGGCACCGCGCCCTACAAGATCCCACACGGCTGA
- a CDS encoding dodecin: MSDNVYRVTEIVGTSTNGIDDAISVAIQRACTTIDHLDWFEVTETRGHIENGTVAHFQVTLKVGFRITD, translated from the coding sequence TTGAGCGACAACGTTTATCGGGTGACAGAGATCGTCGGGACCTCGACAAACGGCATAGACGACGCCATCTCGGTGGCGATCCAGCGCGCGTGCACGACGATCGATCATCTCGACTGGTTCGAAGTGACCGAGACCCGTGGCCACATCGAGAACGGCACGGTGGCGCACTTCCAGGTCACCTTGAAGGTGGGATTCCGGATCACGGACTGA
- a CDS encoding NAD(P)-dependent alcohol dehydrogenase, with translation MKALQYRAFGDAPTVVEVPRPTPGPGQVLLAVTAAGVCHSDLHIMSASPSEYRYKPLPLTLGHEAAGIVVSTGAGADHFAPGTAVLVYGPWGCGICASCSRGEENYCTDARGVQPPGIAVDGAMAEYLLVDAERHLVPLGDLDPVQAVALTDAGLTAFHAIKRSMHHLGAGTHAVVIGAGGLGHVAVQILRAMTAATVIAVDVASDKLELARAVGAHHCVVNGDAAADELGRVTAGAGADAVFDFVGSEQTVRLAGEVAATYADIAVVGVGHGALPVGYRRQAFEVSVRSTFWGSRSELWEVIALARAGRVRVTVETHTLDEAPSAYERLARGEVLGRAVVVPRETTAQT, from the coding sequence GTGAAAGCACTGCAGTACCGGGCTTTCGGGGACGCGCCGACGGTGGTCGAGGTCCCCCGCCCCACCCCGGGTCCGGGTCAGGTTCTGCTCGCAGTCACCGCGGCCGGCGTGTGTCACTCGGATCTTCACATCATGTCGGCGTCCCCGTCCGAATATCGTTACAAACCATTGCCTTTGACCCTCGGCCACGAAGCCGCCGGAATCGTGGTCTCCACCGGCGCCGGGGCGGACCACTTCGCGCCGGGCACAGCGGTATTGGTGTACGGCCCATGGGGATGTGGCATCTGCGCCAGCTGTTCACGCGGAGAGGAGAATTACTGCACGGACGCGCGGGGAGTGCAACCTCCGGGCATAGCTGTTGACGGTGCCATGGCCGAGTACCTGCTCGTCGACGCCGAACGCCACCTCGTTCCGCTGGGCGATCTCGATCCGGTCCAGGCTGTCGCGTTGACCGACGCGGGGCTCACCGCCTTTCACGCCATCAAACGGTCGATGCATCACCTGGGCGCGGGCACGCATGCGGTGGTGATCGGCGCGGGTGGACTCGGCCACGTCGCGGTTCAGATTCTGCGAGCGATGACAGCGGCGACCGTGATTGCTGTGGACGTCGCGTCCGACAAGTTGGAACTCGCGCGGGCGGTCGGCGCGCACCACTGCGTCGTCAACGGCGACGCGGCTGCTGACGAACTCGGTCGGGTGACCGCCGGCGCGGGCGCGGACGCCGTCTTCGATTTCGTCGGTTCGGAGCAGACCGTGCGCCTGGCGGGCGAAGTGGCGGCCACCTATGCGGACATCGCGGTAGTCGGCGTCGGCCACGGCGCCCTTCCAGTGGGGTATCGACGTCAGGCCTTCGAGGTTTCGGTACGCAGCACGTTCTGGGGAAGTCGGTCCGAGCTGTGGGAGGTCATCGCCCTCGCCCGCGCCGGTCGGGTGCGCGTCACCGTCGAGACTCACACGCTCGACGAAGCGCCGTCCGCCTACGAGCGCCTGGCCAGGGGCGAAGTCCTCGGCCGGGCGGTCGTGGTGCCCCGAGAAACAACCGCACAGACCTAG
- a CDS encoding AAA family ATPase: MSFAVSSNADSVGDVRSRIEERVLGRERELKLVLAAVASGRDLLLEGPPGTSKSTLLRAITAEWGIPLVFVEGNADLTPTRLVGHHNPARVLAEDYSAGNFVEGPLLEAMRTGGFLYIEEFNRAPDDTLNTLLTAMAERVITVPRVGSVTALPTFRVVASMNPYDNVGTTRLSTSVHDRMCRLVTTYQDSAAEREIVSRRTGVVSARLLADAVALTRMTRERADIQQGSSVRGAIDLAVIAEQLCALDQVVVPAVEAVAPPRGLPETYTAVILDAMLLALSGRIHLDDATFNIPEAVLREIWQDYFLLLPAAADPG; this comes from the coding sequence TTGAGTTTCGCAGTCTCGTCGAACGCCGACTCGGTCGGCGATGTTCGATCCCGAATCGAAGAACGGGTGCTCGGTCGCGAACGGGAGCTCAAGCTCGTACTCGCAGCGGTCGCCTCCGGGCGCGACCTGTTGCTCGAGGGTCCACCCGGCACATCGAAATCAACTCTCCTGCGGGCGATTACCGCGGAGTGGGGAATCCCGCTGGTCTTTGTGGAAGGAAATGCCGACCTGACACCGACCAGGCTCGTCGGGCATCACAATCCTGCTCGCGTCCTCGCTGAGGACTACAGCGCGGGCAACTTCGTCGAGGGGCCGCTCCTGGAAGCGATGCGGACAGGCGGATTCCTCTACATCGAGGAATTCAACCGAGCACCCGACGATACTCTCAACACGCTGTTGACAGCGATGGCAGAGAGGGTGATCACCGTGCCCCGGGTGGGCAGCGTAACCGCGCTTCCGACGTTCCGGGTGGTCGCGTCGATGAATCCCTATGACAACGTCGGCACCACGCGTCTGTCGACCTCGGTTCACGATCGCATGTGCCGCCTGGTGACGACGTATCAGGACTCGGCAGCCGAACGAGAGATCGTGTCGCGGCGTACCGGGGTCGTCTCGGCCCGTCTCCTCGCCGACGCGGTCGCCTTGACGCGAATGACCCGCGAGCGTGCCGACATCCAGCAGGGGAGCAGTGTGCGCGGAGCGATCGATCTCGCCGTTATCGCCGAACAACTCTGCGCCCTCGACCAGGTCGTCGTCCCGGCAGTCGAGGCCGTGGCTCCTCCCCGTGGTCTGCCCGAGACCTATACCGCGGTGATACTCGACGCGATGCTGCTGGCGCTGTCTGGTCGAATCCACCTCGACGACGCGACGTTCAACATCCCCGAGGCCGTATTGCGGGAGATCTGGCAGGACTACTTCCTACTTCTGCCGGCTGCGGCCGATCCCGGTTGA
- a CDS encoding vWA domain-containing protein, whose protein sequence is MTRKRPPLHAGPVTKKLKPLRRKPKQLDEEPQLRTFGGSGSRAVSMSAGRGGPGRPATPVPGGSAPGLTDENGDVVSPNRGRSVDEGARQRAQAIARRLARADPTRRRRGRRASGGTLTSLRYRGASDEIDLDATLSAVAGNPLPTDDDIIVRERVRRRRSIVLVVDVSGSAKGEQIRTAAATVGAMVGQLSRDDVAVVAFWSDAALISTRTQRKSPNQVLDEILELPTRGLTNVAFALEVAEQQLAGVPVADARVVLLSDCVHNAGPDPRIIASRLPRLDVLLDTSGENDMVLGREMAGLGRGRCRPVNGHRDVAPALASIFT, encoded by the coding sequence ATGACGCGCAAGCGTCCACCCCTACACGCCGGCCCTGTCACCAAGAAGCTGAAGCCGCTTCGGCGAAAGCCGAAGCAGCTCGACGAGGAACCCCAGTTGCGCACCTTCGGCGGAAGTGGCAGTCGAGCAGTCTCGATGTCTGCGGGCCGCGGTGGGCCCGGTCGCCCTGCCACTCCCGTACCGGGTGGCTCGGCGCCCGGTCTGACCGACGAGAACGGTGACGTGGTGAGCCCGAACCGAGGCCGTTCGGTAGACGAGGGCGCGCGACAACGGGCACAGGCCATCGCGCGCAGACTCGCACGGGCCGACCCGACTCGGCGTCGTCGTGGCCGTCGCGCGTCCGGAGGAACGCTCACATCGCTGCGATACCGCGGGGCGTCGGACGAGATCGACCTCGATGCCACGTTGTCGGCAGTCGCCGGGAACCCCCTCCCCACTGACGACGACATCATCGTGCGCGAGCGGGTACGCCGGCGACGCTCGATAGTGCTCGTCGTCGACGTCTCGGGATCGGCGAAAGGTGAGCAGATCCGAACCGCAGCCGCCACCGTCGGCGCGATGGTGGGGCAGTTGAGCCGCGACGACGTCGCAGTCGTCGCGTTCTGGTCGGATGCCGCGCTCATCTCTACACGCACACAACGGAAATCGCCGAATCAGGTGTTGGACGAGATTCTCGAGCTGCCCACCCGGGGGCTGACCAATGTCGCCTTCGCGCTCGAAGTGGCCGAACAGCAACTGGCCGGCGTCCCGGTCGCGGACGCTCGCGTCGTGTTGCTCAGTGACTGCGTCCACAATGCCGGCCCGGACCCGCGAATCATTGCGTCCAGGCTGCCACGACTCGACGTCCTGCTGGACACATCGGGGGAGAACGACATGGTGCTCGGTCGAGAAATGGCAGGCCTCGGCCGAGGGCGGTGCCGGCCGGTGAATGGCCACCGTGACGTGGCCCCCGCCCTCGCCTCGATCTTCACCTGA
- a CDS encoding epoxide hydrolase family protein — translation MDDSDRVPPAESATERTRFGGHRARDSVAWDWKPVDDIDIEDLRERVARYRPPVLSRASGWGRGVPTDYLGALTEHWAGSFDWRVPEVRIRSYPWTRVHIDGEPVTAIHQRSIDPDAPVVVLLHGWPDSFLRFERVLPLLSDVHVVVPCLTGYPGAVTAGIQPATPRVMARQVAGLIEALGYERYVVSGGDVGSVVATHMARAHGDSVSALHLTDLPALRVSPDLRGDLTEREQRYYRDARRWRATEGGYRLLQATKPHTLARALSDSPVGLAAWMIEKLIGWSDSRGENGFAFDRDDLLTWVSLYWYTGAIGTSFDPYSAAPLDVGFVDTPTAVSMFRHEILPPGPDLFRRFYDVRSWTEYDVGGHFAAWERPAEFVVGLRNALVLAEGVRRGTTDT, via the coding sequence ATGGATGACAGCGATCGTGTGCCGCCTGCCGAGTCCGCCACGGAGCGCACCCGGTTCGGTGGGCATCGTGCGCGCGACTCAGTGGCGTGGGATTGGAAACCGGTAGACGACATCGACATCGAGGATCTCAGAGAGCGAGTCGCGCGGTACCGACCCCCGGTCCTCTCCCGAGCTTCCGGATGGGGTCGGGGCGTACCCACGGACTACCTCGGCGCGCTGACGGAGCACTGGGCAGGCTCATTCGATTGGCGTGTCCCCGAAGTGCGTATTCGTTCGTACCCGTGGACCCGTGTACACATCGACGGCGAACCGGTCACCGCGATACACCAGCGCTCGATCGATCCCGACGCGCCGGTGGTGGTCTTGCTTCACGGATGGCCAGACTCCTTCCTTCGGTTCGAACGCGTGCTTCCGCTGCTCTCGGACGTCCACGTCGTCGTTCCTTGCCTCACTGGGTACCCGGGTGCGGTGACAGCGGGGATACAACCAGCCACTCCGAGGGTGATGGCCCGCCAGGTGGCCGGACTGATCGAAGCACTGGGGTATGAGCGGTACGTGGTCTCGGGTGGTGACGTCGGTAGCGTTGTGGCTACCCATATGGCGAGAGCACATGGTGATTCGGTTTCTGCTCTGCACCTGACCGACCTGCCGGCATTACGGGTTTCCCCGGATCTGCGAGGGGATCTCACCGAACGCGAGCAGCGGTACTATCGCGATGCTCGTCGGTGGCGCGCAACGGAAGGTGGCTACCGTCTCCTGCAGGCGACGAAGCCCCACACCCTCGCGCGGGCACTGTCGGACTCGCCGGTGGGCCTGGCCGCCTGGATGATCGAGAAGCTGATCGGTTGGTCAGATTCTCGAGGTGAGAACGGGTTTGCGTTCGACCGCGACGACCTGCTCACGTGGGTGAGTCTGTACTGGTACACCGGTGCGATAGGAACGTCGTTCGATCCGTACTCCGCCGCGCCCCTGGATGTCGGCTTCGTCGACACCCCCACCGCCGTCAGCATGTTCCGTCATGAAATTCTTCCGCCGGGCCCAGACCTCTTCCGGCGCTTCTACGATGTGCGATCCTGGACCGAGTACGACGTCGGTGGTCACTTCGCGGCCTGGGAGCGGCCGGCAGAGTTTGTCGTGGGACTACGCAACGCCTTGGTCCTCGCTGAGGGCGTCAGGCGTGGAACGACGGACACTTGA